The following proteins come from a genomic window of Nycticebus coucang isolate mNycCou1 chromosome 11, mNycCou1.pri, whole genome shotgun sequence:
- the LOC128560160 gene encoding proteasome maturation protein-like encodes MNARGLGSQLEDSIPVTELSASGPFESHDLLQKGFSCVKNEFLSSHPLELSEKNFQLNQDKMNFSILRNIQGLFAPLKLQMEFKVVQQVQHLPFLSSSNLSLDILRGNNETIGFEDTLRDPSQSEVMGEPHLMVEYKLGLLEYIGLFVKQRGCIFFMAVFLL; translated from the coding sequence ATGAATGCCAGAGGACTTGGATCACAGCTAGAGGATAGTATTCCAGTTACTGAACTTTCAGCAAGTGGACCCTTTGAAAGTCATGATCTTCTTCAGAAAGGTTTTTCTTGtgtgaaaaatgaatttttgtctAGTCATCCTCTtgaattatcagaaaaaaattttcagcTCAACcaagataaaatgaatttttccaTACTGAGAAACATCCAAGGTCTATTTGCTCCACTAAAACTACAGATGGAATTCAAGGTAGTGCAGCAGGTTCAGCATCTTCCATTTCTTTCGAGCTCAAACCTTTCACTGGATATTTTGAGAGGTAACAATGAGACTATTGGATTTGAAGATACTCTTAGGGATCCATCACAAAGTGAAGTAATGGGAGAACCACACCTAATGGTGGAGTATAAACTTGGTTTACTGGAATACATTGGGCTGTTTGTGAAACAGAGGGGCTGCATCTTCTTTATGGCTGTCTTTTTACTGTGA